The window GGACCGTCGCGACGTTCGACGCGGAGGCAGCCGAGCAACCGTTGACGGCCCTCGTCGAGGCGACGGTTCGAGCGACTCGGTAGCGATCAGCACGCTCCACGAATCCGGTGCCGGCTTCGAGGTGTTCCCAGGGCGTGGGAATCAACTGGGTTTATCATCGGTACGGGGACGCTATCTCCAGTCGGTGATCGGATGACATGGACTATCGTCGTCGGCGTGAAGCAAGTTCCCGATGCGGCTGAGGTCGGGATCGATCCCGATACCGGGCGACTGGATCGGGCGAACGCTCCCGCCGTCATGAACCCGCCGGACAGAGACGCCCTCGAGGCAGCCCTCTCGATCAAAGATGAAGTAGACGCTCGCATCGTCGCGATGACGATGGGGCCACCGATGGCGACGCCCGTCCTCGAGGAAGCGATTGCGATGGGGTGTGACGACGCCGTGTTGATCACCGATCGCGCCTTCGCTGGCAGTGACACGTGGCCGACGAGCCTGACGCTCGCGAAAGCAGCCGAGAAACTCGGCGCCGACATCGTCCTCGCCGGTGAGGAAACGACTGACTCCTCGACGGGGCAGGTGCCCCCCGGGATCGCCGCCCACAACGGCTGGGCACAGCTCACCTACGTCGAAGCCATCGAGCCACGACCCGAGGAGAACCGACTGGTCGCAACACGTGACGTCGAAGGCGGCTACGAACGTGTCGCTGCCGACCTCCCGGTGGTCGTCGCCGTCGCCTACGGCGAGTTCGAACCACGACCCGCCGGCCTCCACCGCAAGATCTACGCCGAGAACGACTTCGAGCCGATCGAGTGGACGGCCGAGGATCTGGGTATCGAGGACGAGGTCGGACTCGACGTCTCGCCGACCTCCGTCGGTGGCATGGAGACCGTCCAGCCGGTCGAACGCAAGGGCGAGGTAGTCGAGGAGATCGGCGATCTGGCCGACCCAATTACGGAGGTGCTCTCATGAGCGAGCAGAACGACGCCGGAATCGACGTCGAGGAGTACGAAGACGTCTGGGTCTTCGTCGAAGAGCACGCTGGCGAGGTAATGCCCGTCTCCTGGGAACTCCTCGCGGAGGGCAAGAAGCTCACCGAGAAGACTGGCGAGAACCTCGTCGCCCTCGTCATCGGCGAGGATCTCGAGAACGTCGCCGAGGAGGCGCTCGAGCGCGGCGCTGACCGCGTGCTCGTCGCCGACGACCCGGTGTTCGAACCGTATCG of the Natronosalvus vescus genome contains:
- a CDS encoding electron transfer flavoprotein subunit beta/FixA family protein — encoded protein: MTWTIVVGVKQVPDAAEVGIDPDTGRLDRANAPAVMNPPDRDALEAALSIKDEVDARIVAMTMGPPMATPVLEEAIAMGCDDAVLITDRAFAGSDTWPTSLTLAKAAEKLGADIVLAGEETTDSSTGQVPPGIAAHNGWAQLTYVEAIEPRPEENRLVATRDVEGGYERVAADLPVVVAVAYGEFEPRPAGLHRKIYAENDFEPIEWTAEDLGIEDEVGLDVSPTSVGGMETVQPVERKGEVVEEIGDLADPITEVLS